A region of Labeo rohita strain BAU-BD-2019 chromosome 2, IGBB_LRoh.1.0, whole genome shotgun sequence DNA encodes the following proteins:
- the mplkip gene encoding M-phase-specific PLK1-interacting protein, with translation MQRPQFRHPRQGSGPRPAGFRSPPPAYDRTGSMFPSPPWAFSTPPPPFGPRFGQGSPNTPPREFGGNRGGGGGSGGGGKYFNGQSPGHTPRRSNPSPRGAPYRRSPYESPGRHSGYQGSPRTSTPFGSAHGRERGTNDMEKYYKPSMLQDPWAELQPISVTQTQSKCNSKQTSTSRQGRYYN, from the exons ATGCAAAGACCACAGTTTCGCCATCCCCGCCAAGGCTCTGGTCCACGGCCAGCAGGCTTCCGCAGCCCGCCTCCAGCTTACGACAGGACAGGGAGTATGTTTCCATCGCCTCCGTGGGCATTTTCAACCCCACCGCCGCCGTTTGGACCTAGATTTGGACAGGGTTCACCTAATACCCCACCGAGAGAGTTTGGTGGTAatagaggaggaggaggaggaagcgGCGGCGGTGGGAAATATTTTAACGGTCAGTCTCCGGGTCACACACCGCGCAGATCGAACCCCAGTCCCCGCGGCGCACCGTACAGACGCTCGCCGTATGAGAGTCCCGGACGACACTCTGGATATCAG GGTTCACCACGGACATCCACACCGTTTGGGTCAGCGCATGGCAGGGAGAGAGGGACAAATGATATGGAAAAATATTACAAACCATCAATGCTCCAAGATCCTTGGGCTGAGCTACAGCCCATCTCAGTTACACAAACTCAGTCTAAATGCAACTCCAAACAAACCAGTACAAGCAGACAAGGGAGGTACTACAATTAA